A section of the Pseudomonas sp. FP453 genome encodes:
- a CDS encoding type II toxin-antitoxin system MqsR family toxin: MEKWTPHCKLNTVKALVETGKVRTTHSARLGAEELNLDLAGMLAVILALEPMDFYKSMTTYADHTIWQDVYRPRTKAGTVYLKLTVIEDVLIVSFKEL, encoded by the coding sequence ATGGAGAAATGGACGCCTCACTGCAAGCTGAATACCGTCAAGGCTTTGGTTGAAACTGGGAAGGTTCGCACGACTCACTCTGCACGTCTCGGCGCCGAGGAGCTCAACCTTGACCTTGCCGGGATGTTGGCCGTGATACTGGCCCTCGAGCCCATGGATTTTTACAAGAGCATGACTACTTATGCCGACCACACGATATGGCAAGACGTGTACCGGCCACGCACGAAGGCAGGGACGGTCTACCTGAAACTCACGGTTATCGAAGACGTACTGATCGTGTCCTTCAAGGAGCTATGA